One window of the Natrinema sp. HArc-T2 genome contains the following:
- a CDS encoding iron-sulfur cluster assembly protein, whose amino-acid sequence MSTQTSDGSAPTRATVRDRLDRVTDPELDRSIVALEYVDAIEIDGGHVGVDLTLPTAWCSPAFAWMMAVDARDEIESLPSVEEARITLHEHMHETEINRGVNERLSFAEAFPDADGDVAAVRAELDDKARVARQYDAVEALLEAGLDAEAIVDIRLRALELADGAESAAVYVSDRSFAVAVPAAPLERYLEKARETGLVSAPDDRLFRTPEGEPIDPDSFELVHRRGRLAQVNMSSQGGICDGLREVREGRLERRADD is encoded by the coding sequence ATGAGCACGCAGACATCCGACGGCTCCGCTCCCACGCGAGCGACCGTCCGCGACCGACTCGACCGGGTCACCGATCCGGAACTCGACCGCTCGATCGTCGCGCTCGAGTACGTCGACGCGATCGAGATCGACGGTGGCCACGTCGGTGTCGACCTCACGCTCCCAACCGCGTGGTGTTCGCCGGCTTTCGCGTGGATGATGGCCGTGGACGCCCGCGACGAGATCGAATCGCTGCCGTCAGTCGAGGAGGCCCGGATCACGCTCCACGAACACATGCACGAGACGGAGATCAACCGCGGCGTCAACGAGCGACTCTCGTTCGCCGAGGCGTTTCCGGACGCCGACGGCGACGTCGCTGCGGTTCGTGCCGAACTCGACGACAAGGCCCGTGTCGCTCGCCAGTACGATGCCGTCGAAGCGCTGCTCGAGGCCGGACTCGACGCCGAGGCGATCGTCGACATTCGACTCCGAGCCCTCGAGCTGGCCGATGGAGCCGAGTCCGCCGCCGTCTACGTCAGCGACCGTTCGTTCGCCGTCGCCGTTCCGGCGGCGCCGCTCGAGCGCTACCTCGAGAAAGCTCGCGAAACCGGCCTCGTCTCGGCGCCGGACGACCGCCTCTTTCGAACGCCAGAGGGCGAACCGATCGACCCCGACTCGTTCGAGCTCGTCCACCGGCGCGGCCGACTCGCACAGGTCAACATGTCGAGTCAGGGTGGCATCTGTGACGGCCTTCGAGAAGTACGGGAAGGCCGCCTCGAGCGACGTGCGGATGACTGA
- the cgi121 gene encoding KEOPS complex subunit Cgi121: MQLLECRLEIDDIDSFVADLGELGGRYDVTIQAFDARYVADRRHLERAVEFADRAIDRGENVARDRAVEILLYAAGRRQIDRALAMGVDDGETRAVVLIDGDADGDEVAALEAVETLDAFVAREPTLEVQDSETLCDFFDVPDAEREATDASLSALVCERVALLEVEK, from the coding sequence ATGCAGCTCCTCGAATGCCGACTCGAAATCGACGACATCGATTCGTTCGTCGCCGACCTCGGCGAGCTCGGCGGTCGCTACGATGTGACGATCCAGGCGTTTGACGCCCGCTACGTCGCCGACCGCCGCCACCTTGAGCGAGCCGTCGAATTCGCGGATCGCGCCATCGACCGCGGCGAGAACGTTGCCCGCGATCGCGCCGTCGAAATCCTGCTGTACGCTGCCGGTCGTCGGCAGATCGATCGTGCGCTCGCGATGGGTGTCGACGACGGCGAGACTCGGGCGGTGGTGCTCATCGACGGCGATGCAGACGGGGACGAAGTGGCAGCGCTCGAGGCAGTCGAAACGCTGGATGCGTTCGTTGCCCGCGAACCGACACTCGAGGTCCAGGACAGCGAGACGCTGTGTGACTTTTTCGACGTTCCCGACGCCGAACGCGAGGCCACCGACGCATCGCTGTCGGCACTGGTCTGCGAGCGGGTGGCGCTGCTCGAGGTCGAAAAGTAG
- a CDS encoding ATP-dependent DNA helicase produces the protein MNIEELSGLPPGAIDHFRSEGIEELYPPQSEAVEAGATEGENLVAAVPTASGKTMIAALSMLSAIERGGKALYIVPLRALASEKKAEFEAYEEFGATVGVTTGNYESTSDWLATKDIVVATSEKVDSLVRNGAEWLSDLTCVVSDEVHLIDDRNRGPTLEVTLAKLRQLNPGLQTVALSATVGNADEIADWLDAELVDTDWRPIDLQMGVHYGNALNFADGSTREVPVEGSEKQEAALVRDILQEDGSSLVFVNSRRNAEAAAKRLGGVSRHELTAEEETELAELADEIREDSDTETSKDLADCVEQGSAFHHAGLSSTQRSLVEDAFRDRLLKVISATPTLAAGVNTPARRVIVRDWRRFDSSAGGMAPLDVLEVHQMMGRAGRPGLDPYGEAVLLAKNHDESQELFDRYIWADPEPVRSKLAAEPALRTHVLATIASGFARTRAELLEFLEATLYASQSTEAGRLETVTDTVLEYLESNDFIERDSDSGDGSEDDGSAFTAAADLAADDGEEALGATSLGHTVSRLYLDPMSAAEIVHGLERADERPTALGLYQLVSRTPDMYELYLRSGEDEKFGELYYEREAELLGDTPSEFEEERFEDWLAALKTGKLLEDWADETDEERLTDRYKIGPGDLRGKVDTAEWLLGAAESLAAELDSEWTVAVREARARVEHGVSEALLELVSVGGVGRKRARRLYEAGIQEPADLRTADKAVVLGALKGKKTAETILENAGREDPSMDGVESTAATGGDSEPTGYSNRDDGDTDETAPRTNDSQSSLGDF, from the coding sequence ATGAATATCGAGGAGCTGTCGGGGCTCCCACCCGGTGCCATCGACCACTTCCGCAGCGAGGGCATCGAGGAGCTCTACCCGCCCCAATCCGAGGCGGTCGAGGCCGGCGCGACCGAGGGTGAAAACCTCGTTGCAGCCGTCCCCACCGCCAGCGGGAAGACGATGATCGCCGCCCTCTCGATGCTGTCGGCGATCGAACGCGGCGGGAAAGCACTGTACATCGTCCCGCTGCGAGCGCTCGCCAGCGAGAAGAAGGCCGAGTTCGAGGCCTACGAGGAGTTCGGCGCCACGGTTGGCGTCACGACCGGCAACTACGAGTCGACCAGCGACTGGCTCGCAACCAAAGACATCGTCGTCGCCACCAGCGAGAAGGTCGACTCCCTCGTTCGCAACGGCGCAGAGTGGCTCTCCGATCTCACCTGCGTCGTTTCCGACGAGGTTCATCTGATCGACGACCGCAACCGGGGGCCGACGCTCGAGGTGACGCTCGCGAAACTCCGCCAGCTCAACCCCGGACTGCAGACCGTCGCGCTCTCGGCGACGGTTGGCAATGCCGACGAAATCGCCGACTGGCTCGACGCCGAACTGGTCGACACCGACTGGCGACCGATCGACCTGCAGATGGGCGTCCACTACGGGAACGCGCTCAATTTCGCCGACGGCTCGACGCGCGAGGTACCCGTCGAGGGATCGGAAAAACAGGAGGCTGCACTCGTCCGCGACATCCTCCAAGAGGACGGTTCGTCGCTCGTGTTCGTCAACTCCCGGCGAAACGCAGAAGCCGCCGCGAAGCGGCTGGGCGGCGTTTCGAGACACGAACTGACCGCCGAGGAGGAAACCGAGCTCGCCGAGCTCGCCGACGAGATCCGCGAGGATAGCGACACCGAGACGAGCAAAGACTTAGCCGACTGCGTCGAACAGGGGTCGGCGTTTCACCACGCCGGCCTCTCGAGCACCCAGCGGAGCCTCGTCGAAGACGCCTTCCGCGACCGCCTGCTGAAAGTGATCTCGGCGACGCCGACGCTGGCCGCCGGTGTCAACACGCCTGCCCGACGCGTGATCGTCCGCGACTGGCGGCGCTTCGATTCCAGCGCCGGCGGGATGGCACCGCTTGACGTCCTCGAGGTCCACCAGATGATGGGCCGGGCTGGTCGCCCGGGGCTCGACCCCTACGGAGAAGCCGTCCTGCTGGCGAAAAACCACGACGAGAGCCAAGAGCTGTTCGACCGCTACATCTGGGCCGACCCCGAGCCGGTGCGTTCGAAACTGGCTGCCGAACCAGCCCTGCGGACCCACGTACTCGCGACGATCGCCTCCGGCTTCGCCCGCACGCGGGCGGAACTTCTCGAGTTCCTCGAGGCCACCCTCTACGCCAGCCAATCGACCGAAGCCGGTCGCCTCGAGACGGTGACCGACACCGTCTTGGAGTATCTCGAGTCGAACGATTTCATCGAACGCGACAGTGACAGCGGTGACGGGAGTGAAGACGACGGCAGCGCGTTCACCGCCGCTGCCGACCTCGCCGCTGACGACGGCGAGGAGGCACTCGGGGCCACCAGCCTCGGTCACACCGTCTCGCGGCTCTATCTCGATCCGATGAGCGCAGCAGAGATCGTCCACGGATTAGAGCGCGCCGACGAACGACCGACCGCACTGGGACTGTACCAGCTCGTCTCGCGGACACCCGATATGTACGAACTCTACCTGCGCTCGGGTGAGGACGAAAAATTCGGCGAACTCTACTACGAGCGCGAGGCCGAACTGCTGGGTGATACCCCAAGCGAGTTCGAGGAGGAGCGCTTCGAGGACTGGCTGGCCGCGCTCAAGACAGGCAAGTTGCTCGAGGACTGGGCCGACGAAACGGACGAGGAACGGCTGACCGACCGGTACAAGATCGGACCGGGCGATCTCCGGGGGAAAGTCGACACCGCCGAGTGGCTGCTCGGCGCTGCCGAGTCGCTGGCCGCCGAACTCGACAGCGAGTGGACCGTCGCCGTACGGGAGGCCCGCGCCCGCGTCGAACACGGCGTTAGTGAAGCCCTACTGGAACTCGTCTCTGTCGGCGGCGTCGGTCGCAAGCGCGCTCGCCGGCTCTACGAGGCGGGCATCCAAGAACCCGCCGACCTCCGAACGGCAGACAAAGCCGTCGTTCTCGGCGCACTCAAAGGGAAGAAGACAGCCGAGACCATCCTCGAGAACGCCGGTCGTGAAGATCCCTCGATGGATGGCGTCGAGTCAACGGCTGCGACAGGAGGAGACAGCGAACCGACAGGGTACTCGAATCGTGACGACGGTGACACCGACGAGACAGCACCACGGACGAACGACAGCCAATCGAGTCTGGGTGATTTCTGA
- a CDS encoding DUF6069 family protein yields the protein MGSETGISSTRSLSLSDLVRAGAGALAVSLIINWVIVFVANAGGIAPALEALNYGPVTFFTTLGVIGATVTYGVLARLSSSPDRLFLIVAAVVLVLSLVPDFTVIPNQPGGSLFAGAILGLMHVTTAVICVGVLTDRSADR from the coding sequence ATGGGATCCGAAACGGGGATATCATCGACACGATCGCTCTCCCTCAGCGACCTGGTACGAGCAGGAGCGGGCGCGCTCGCAGTGTCGCTGATCATCAACTGGGTCATCGTGTTCGTGGCCAACGCCGGCGGTATCGCACCGGCACTGGAAGCACTGAATTACGGCCCGGTAACGTTCTTTACGACCCTCGGAGTCATCGGTGCGACCGTCACCTACGGCGTGCTCGCGCGACTCAGTTCCAGTCCTGATCGACTGTTTCTCATCGTGGCAGCGGTCGTCCTCGTCCTCTCGCTCGTGCCGGATTTTACGGTCATCCCAAATCAACCCGGTGGAAGCCTCTTCGCTGGCGCGATCCTCGGGCTGATGCACGTTACAACAGCAGTCATCTGTGTGGGTGTGCTGACCGACCGCAGTGCCGACCGGTGA
- a CDS encoding universal stress protein — protein sequence MSSAPEARPMADPDRVLVPTLGRPQEDEALSYALETFPDADITLLAVVTPLDAPLSEGGVLERDEERTTQARASAETLLESVADPDTEDRVRIDLAEGRPGTVVPRYASEAGIDHVVMAGDRNRSSGFFRRFLGRGIDATVVERTAKPVTVLE from the coding sequence ATGAGTTCGGCACCCGAAGCCCGTCCCATGGCCGATCCCGACCGCGTTCTCGTCCCCACGCTTGGCCGACCACAGGAAGACGAGGCGCTTTCCTACGCCCTCGAGACGTTTCCCGACGCCGACATCACCCTGCTGGCCGTCGTGACGCCGCTCGACGCGCCCCTCAGTGAGGGAGGGGTCTTAGAGCGCGACGAGGAACGGACGACGCAGGCACGGGCCAGCGCCGAGACGTTGCTCGAGTCGGTTGCCGACCCTGACACGGAGGACCGCGTCCGAATCGATCTCGCTGAGGGCCGACCCGGAACCGTCGTTCCTCGATATGCGTCGGAGGCGGGGATCGATCACGTCGTGATGGCTGGCGACAGAAATCGCTCGAGTGGCTTTTTCAGGCGGTTTCTCGGTCGCGGAATCGACGCCACGGTAGTCGAGCGCACTGCGAAGCCGGTGACGGTCCTCGAGTGA
- a CDS encoding anion permease gives MVVLSFVVLVGIAVLTCLFMAWVLGANSNSPPFAPAIGANAISTMQAAFVIGLLAAAGALMQGGSISETIGADLIDGVTITPLAATAGLLTAAGFMSIGIYTRYPIPAAFATTGAMVGVGLSLGGDPAIATYRRLGIFWLLVPIMSGGLAYATATVLRRDDVPETVGVPLLAGVVGAIVANVRLGVIPDPTAEQGTLAGFVARQLGGGPMLAAGVDLGTVLVTIAVGLLAFAWVRRQVRESVESGIRSFLLVLGGIVAFSSGGSQVGLATGPLENLFQTELGLPGSLLLAIGAVGILAGAWMGAPRLLQATSREYAQLGVRRSIAALVPGFIIAQLAIALGIPISLNNIILSGVIGGGLAGGSAGVSRRKIGVTITFWLLTLGSSVVVGYGLYRLFATVIGG, from the coding sequence ATGGTCGTACTCTCTTTCGTTGTCCTCGTCGGAATCGCCGTTCTCACCTGTCTGTTCATGGCGTGGGTGCTCGGTGCGAACAGCAACTCGCCGCCGTTTGCGCCCGCGATCGGTGCGAACGCGATCTCGACGATGCAAGCGGCGTTCGTCATCGGACTGCTCGCGGCCGCGGGCGCGCTCATGCAAGGCGGAAGCATCTCCGAGACAATCGGTGCGGACCTCATCGACGGCGTGACGATCACGCCGCTTGCGGCCACCGCTGGCCTGCTGACCGCGGCTGGCTTCATGTCGATCGGTATCTACACGCGATATCCGATCCCCGCGGCGTTCGCGACGACGGGTGCGATGGTCGGCGTCGGACTCTCGCTCGGCGGCGACCCGGCGATAGCGACCTACCGCCGGCTCGGCATCTTCTGGCTGCTGGTCCCGATCATGTCGGGCGGACTCGCCTACGCGACGGCGACGGTCCTGCGACGCGACGACGTCCCCGAGACAGTCGGCGTCCCGCTGTTGGCCGGCGTCGTCGGCGCGATCGTCGCCAACGTCCGACTCGGCGTGATTCCCGACCCGACCGCCGAGCAGGGAACCCTCGCGGGATTCGTCGCCCGGCAACTCGGCGGCGGCCCGATGCTCGCCGCTGGCGTCGATCTCGGGACCGTCCTCGTGACGATCGCCGTTGGACTGCTCGCGTTCGCCTGGGTGCGACGGCAGGTCCGCGAGTCAGTCGAAAGCGGGATCCGCTCGTTCCTGCTGGTTCTCGGCGGTATCGTCGCGTTCTCCTCTGGCGGCTCGCAGGTTGGGCTTGCGACCGGCCCGCTCGAGAACCTCTTTCAGACCGAACTCGGGCTCCCGGGATCGCTGTTGCTCGCGATCGGCGCGGTCGGCATCCTCGCAGGGGCCTGGATGGGCGCACCGCGGCTGTTACAGGCCACATCCAGAGAGTACGCTCAGCTCGGCGTGCGACGGTCGATCGCGGCGCTGGTCCCGGGGTTCATCATTGCCCAGCTGGCGATCGCACTCGGCATCCCGATCTCGCTGAACAACATCATCCTCTCGGGCGTCATCGGTGGCGGGCTGGCAGGCGGCTCGGCAGGCGTCTCGCGGCGCAAGATCGGCGTCACGATCACCTTCTGGCTCCTGACGCTCGGCAGTTCAGTCGTCGTCGGATACGGCCTGTATCGACTGTTCGCGACGGTGATAGGCGGCTGA
- a CDS encoding ferredoxin, protein MKIEYNEDTCIGMFQCVAEWDAFEEDKSKGKAVLEGSEEVEDGVFVREVPEDAELDAKFAARTCPVDAITVYDDDGEQLIP, encoded by the coding sequence ATGAAGATCGAATACAACGAGGACACCTGTATCGGGATGTTCCAGTGTGTCGCCGAATGGGACGCCTTCGAGGAGGACAAATCGAAGGGCAAGGCCGTCCTCGAGGGAAGTGAGGAAGTCGAGGACGGCGTTTTCGTCCGCGAGGTGCCCGAAGACGCGGAACTCGACGCCAAGTTCGCCGCCCGGACCTGTCCCGTCGACGCGATCACAGTCTACGACGACGACGGCGAGCAGCTAATCCCCTGA
- the mdh gene encoding malate dehydrogenase produces MTKVSVVGAAGTVGAAAGYNIALRDVADELVFVDIPDKEDDTVGQAADANHGVAYDSNTTIRQGGYEDTAGSDVVVITAGIPRQPGQTRIDLAGDNAPIMEDIGSSLAEHNDDFITVTTSNPVDLLNRHLYETGDRAREKVIGFGGRLDSARFRYVISERFDAPVQNVDATILGEHGDAQVPVFSKVRVNGQDPEFDEDEKEELLEELQTSAMNVIEKKGATEWGPATGVGHMVEAILRDTGAVLPGSVKLEGEFGHEDTAFGVPVKLGADGVEEIVEWELTEFERNQLGEAAEKLSEQYDKIA; encoded by the coding sequence ATGACGAAAGTGAGCGTGGTCGGCGCGGCCGGCACCGTCGGGGCCGCTGCAGGCTACAACATCGCGCTTCGGGACGTTGCGGACGAGCTCGTGTTCGTCGACATTCCGGACAAGGAAGACGATACGGTCGGACAGGCCGCCGACGCCAACCATGGCGTGGCTTACGACTCGAACACGACGATCCGACAGGGTGGCTACGAGGACACCGCGGGCTCGGATGTCGTCGTCATCACGGCGGGGATCCCGCGCCAACCCGGCCAGACCCGGATCGATCTGGCCGGCGACAACGCACCGATCATGGAGGACATCGGCTCTTCGCTGGCCGAGCACAACGACGACTTCATCACCGTCACCACGTCGAACCCCGTCGACCTGCTCAATCGGCACCTCTACGAGACGGGTGACCGCGCCCGCGAGAAAGTGATCGGCTTCGGCGGTCGCCTCGACTCCGCGCGCTTCCGGTACGTGATTTCCGAGCGCTTCGACGCCCCCGTCCAGAACGTCGATGCGACCATCCTCGGCGAACACGGCGACGCACAGGTCCCCGTGTTCTCCAAAGTACGAGTCAACGGACAGGACCCCGAGTTCGACGAGGACGAAAAAGAAGAGCTACTCGAGGAACTCCAGACGTCGGCGATGAACGTCATCGAGAAGAAAGGCGCGACGGAGTGGGGCCCGGCGACCGGCGTCGGCCACATGGTCGAGGCCATCCTCCGTGATACCGGCGCGGTGTTGCCCGGCAGCGTCAAACTCGAGGGTGAGTTCGGCCACGAGGACACCGCATTCGGCGTCCCCGTCAAACTCGGCGCCGACGGCGTCGAGGAGATCGTCGAGTGGGAACTCACCGAGTTCGAGCGTAACCAACTCGGCGAAGCCGCTGAGAAGCTCTCCGAACAGTACGACAAGATCGCGTAA